The following coding sequences are from one Venturia canescens isolate UGA chromosome 5, ASM1945775v1, whole genome shotgun sequence window:
- the IntS10 gene encoding integrator complex subunit 10: protein MLDNEANLSENQLSKEDYLLLRAKEALSTDLYAAKSWLITARALFPHSAKVQFEAYRIEKLSKNVKEAAKCFGEIFQNFPEDREIWAEIEAVTACLRSDQSDPDSDMLCEMFQHIPQDLQHRLLIMTADHSEDTMEHCKLLLLLLRRFPQTIATHGPRLVETLLTAEKHSHPGQTINDFRRLLACDALPLLGTAPVELNPRLALRLLCKAVEFYLAYIQHPPDFQISQPWERLFQVIESVGKKLGWELSVLFASPWNQDLYSEKLHKYAAAHSTALGEEVVARQLLVCTTIVLLRVLNDHNALINNSDVGYCLVEAFGGLCLTSAEPKLKKRKREEPSGVILTSDSEYCGSGLSLAVSLWDLLHSTDYLQREFAKMNQQMRLDNWMKSFRTDVSVYKGLHVDALNRFGHEGGLLVTQLRIASTFYAVKDYKSMLDYIVMVANNLPATRGKVSNNLTVPGVRHLHYLRLARFPILQYCCRLLLEVIKTKFSLSGDVGDWAVGNALVLLQIDWPQNADILNGITERIINTETFRYPLFQTYVIAIDILEELTYLWTEHGGGVALEIALSSEVLQRSSRITTRGADKGVREEVKQVMRRQVARDGVDPIDELIQRFIVNEKAALLHSLMSK, encoded by the exons ATGTTGGACAACGAGGCAAATTTATCGGAGAATCAATTGTCCAAAGAGGATTATTTGTTATTAAGAGCTAAGGAAGCTTTATCAACAGATCTCTACGCGGCTAAATCATGGCTTATTACAGCGAGAGCTTTGTTTCCTCACAGCGCTAAAGTCCAG TTCGAAGCCTATCGGATAGAAAAACTTTCCAAGAATGTGAAAGAAGCTGCAAAATGTTTTGGTGAAAT atttcaaaatttccctGAGGATCGTGAGATTTGGGCAGAAATTGAAGCTGTCACTGCTTGTTTACGTTCTGATCAAAGCGATCCTGACTCCGACATGTTGTGTGAAATGTTCCAACACATACCACAAGATCTGCAGCATAGACTGTTGATTATGACCGCTGACCATAGCGAGGACACTATGGAACATTGTAAATTACTACTTTTGCTGTTACGAAGATTCCCTCAAACAATTGCAACGCATGGA CCACGTCTTGTGGAAACTCTCTTAACTGCAGAAAAACACAGTCATCCAGGACAAACGATAAATGATTTCAGGCGATTACTAGCCTGTGATGCATTGCCTCTTCTTGGTACGGCTCCCGTTGAACTCAATCCCAGACTAGCACTGAGGTTGCTGTGCAAAGCTGTTGAATTCTATTTGGCATATATACAACATCCTCCAGACTTTCAAATTTCACAACCTTGGGAAAGGTTGTTCCAGGTAATAGAATCAGTTGGGAAGAAATTAGGATGGGAATTGAGCGTTCTATTTGCATCTCCGTGGAATCAAGATCTCTACAGCGAAAAACTCCACAAATATGCAGCTGCCCATTCTACTGCTCTCGGTGAAGAGGTCGTCGCCAGACAACTGCTCGTTTGTACCACAATTGTTCTTCTCAGAGTGCTCAATGATCACAACGCTTTGATTAACAATTCTGACGTTGGGTATTGTCTGGTCGAAGCCTTTGGTGGACTTTGTCTCACATCTGCCG AgccaaaactaaaaaaacggaaaagagAGGAACCTTCGGGGGTAATATTAACAAGCGACAGTGAATACTGCGGCAGTGGATTGTCTCTGGCAGTTTCTCTATGGGATTTGCTTCACAGTACAGATTATTTGCAACGCGAATTTGCGAAAATGAATCAACAGATGCGTTTGGACAATTGGATGAAATCTTTTCGGACTGATGTTTCGGTGTACAAGGGTCTTCACGTCGATGCCTTGAATCGCTTCGGTCATGAGGGCGGACTTTTAGTCACGCAACTGAGAATAGCCAGTACGTTTTATGCAGTCAAAGATTACAAG AGCATGTTGGATTATATCGTTATGGTTGCTAACAATTTACCAGCAACTCGGGGCAAAGTTTCGAACAATCTTACGGTGCCTGGCGTACGGCACTTACACTATTTGCGTCTGGCCAGATTTCCTATTTTACAGTATTgctgtcgattgcttttggagGTCATAAAG ACAAAATTCTCACTATCTGGTGATGTTGGAGATTGGGCAGTTGGGAACGCTCTCGTTTTATTACAAATCGATTGGCCTCAAAATGCGGACATACTGAATGGAATTACCGAAAGGATCATCAACACTGAAACATTTCGGTATCCCCTTTTTCAAACATACGTAATTGCCATTGATATACTCGAAGAACTCACGTATTTGTGGACTGAACACGGAGGTGGTGTCGCTTTAGAAATTGCTCTCAGCTCCGAAGTTTTACAAA GGAGTAGCCGAATAACGACACGAGGAGCGGACAAAGGAGTTCGAGAAGAAGTTAAACAGGTGATGAGACGTCAGGTAGCCCGAGATGGTGTCGACCCGATAGACGAGCTTATACAGAGATTTATCGTTAACGAGAAAGCGGCGTTGTTGCACAGTTTGATGAGTAAATGA
- the Sec31 gene encoding protein transport protein Sec31A isoform X1 gives MKVKELVKTVNVAWSPQAQHPILLAAGTAAQQLDASFNTSASLDLYSLSLQQPGYDMEIKASVPSDHRFHKVIWGAHNTSPAGILVGGCDYGTVKIYSAAKMLAKESDCLISSPDRHTGPVRALDINPFQSNLLASGASESEIYIWDIVNTNTPMTPGTRSQPPEDVQYIQWNKQVQHILASTFSQRCVIWDLRKNEPIIKLTDANSKIRWKVVQWHPDVATQLCLASEDDQSPVIELWDLRFATSALKTLQGHQRGVLSIAWNPHDPDLLLSCAKDNRILCWNPNSDAPNGEIVCELAQTNQWNFDVSWCPRNPGLVVGSSFDGHAVVYSLLGGQQQGTIETSNKIVDSFPGMDPFTQPPTTVQSEPAVALKKAPKWLKRPFGASFGFGGKLTIFENEPADPNSNNCPNRKVIVSQVITNPELIKRSNDLEEALKSGQFIDYCKGKANVAESEHKKKVWNCVEAYFSDDVTKGLIQLLGYDLDAMNQNLRQFVPQEDIDALADGIAKIDNIQNGNVLDGSATFDAIAQQEQDKKRLATTKVLDSNFKINTSNDEDGLITQAILVGNIEAAVSLCFSTKRYADAIILSMAGGPDLLARTQYKYFAEHSGALNSLINSLVSENWSDIVKNCDITCWKETLVGIFTHSQPEERSLLCDMLGDRLASCDDPNLKKEAQICYISSGNLNKMIEVSESGIQETVELVMIMQKALELRGLKEAPIDGNIASVLSNYAEILSTEGNLEAALNYLGNSQEERISMLRDRLCRALGYTQQVNNQHVAPKAPVTQNYYEQNAPRKSYDNNAYGQVTGQSWNTAPMKSAYGGSTMMNQMNAQQTPNIGLPPIQQQPTIQDQYSGMNSYGQISAQVPPPLPTTGTSLGGSRPPSVGPQSRSKYILDPSVKSTPSYPGYQNQTSMYNPVPPVSAYPSQNSYQPQAPISASGYPNQPQNTMYNPLENDAFKNNPSNIMTPAIPAPQLPPTQSQLYDPNRAQPTQQLQNYNENVYQPGPQPSGWNDPPIGKASRAQPVLALCNKNEMSAEHAGTRKWKAKHSKNGSSKAKTEFQSQNPIVHPLHGAMPQQEYNTAPQDQYYRDPQMPYNPQQYNQTVPHSGMQFNKPYEPQQQHQQPIEQARVAEPEKPKAPIPEEHVHLKTVFDELRHQCYETAKNPQTKRKIEDVQRKLEVLYDCLRENSLTPNTLQGLHQIAQMVQSGDYTNGLGVHTQLVSGPDFSRIASFMPGVKVLLQSALQLSVYIT, from the exons ATGAAAGTGAAGGAGTTGGTGAAGACTGTGAACGTGGCATGGTCCCCACAAGCACAGCACCCCATTCTTTTGGCTGCTGGCACTGCGGCACAACAGCTCGATGCAAGTTTCAATACATCTGCCAGCTTGGATTTGTACTCGCTGAGCCTCCAACAGCCTGGATATGACATGGAAATTAAAGCCAGTGTACCAAGCGATCACAG GTTTCATAAAGTAATATGGGGAGCTCATAACACGAGTCCAGCTGGTATTTTAGTAGGAGGATGTGACTATGGAAcagtaaaaatatattcagCAGCAAAAATGCTAGCAAAAGAGTCGGATTGTCTGATAAGTAGCCCCGACAGACACACCGGTCCAGTCAGAGCTCTCGATATCAATCCGTTCCAATCAAATCTCCTTGCCTCCGGAGCTAGCGAGAGCGAGATATATATTTGGGATATTGTAAATACAAATACTCCAATGACACCTGGAACTAGGAGTCAACCACCGGAAGATGTGCAGTATATTCAATGGAACAAACAAG TTCAGCATATTCTTGCATCGACATTTTCCCAACGTTGTGTCATTTGGGATTTACGAAAAAACGAGCCAATAATCAAGCTCACCGACGCCAATTCTAAA ATCAGATGGAAAGTAGTCCAGTGGCATCCGGACGTAGCGACGCAACTTTGCCTCGCATCCGAGGACGATCAGTCACCAGTAATCGAATTGTGGGACTTGCGATTTGCAACTTCGGCTCTTAAGACACTCCAAGGTCACCAACGTGGAGTTTTATCGATAGCTTGGAATCCTCATGATCCCGATTTGTTGTTGAGTTGTGCTAAGGACAACAGAATCCTCTGCTGGAATCCGAATTCTGACGCGCCG AACGGTGAGATCGTGTGCGAACTAGCACAGACGAATCAATGGAACTTTGATGTTTCGTGGTGCCCCCGAAATCCGGGTTTGGTTGTTGGGAGCAGTTTTGACGGGCACGCGgttgtttattcgttgttgGGTGGTCAGCAACAGGGTACGATCGAAACTTCGAACAAGATAGTGGATTCGTTTCCTGGGATGGATCCATTTACGCAACCTCCGACGACAGTGCAATCAGAACCAGCGGTGGCGTTGAAAAAAGCTCCGAAATGGCTGAAACGTCCATTCGGAGCGTCTTTCGGT ttTGGTGGAAAACTTACGATATTCGAGAACGAACCGGCCGATCCGAATTCCAACAACTGTCCGAATCGCAAAGTCATAGTTTCGCAAGTAATTACGAACCCCGAATTGATAAAACGCTCGAATGACCTCGAAGAAGCCCTTAAGAGCGGTCAATTCATCGACTATTGTAAAGGCAAAGCGAACGTGGCGGAAAGCGAACACAAAAAGAAAGTTTGGAATTGCGTTGAAGCCTACTTTAGCGACGATGTTACGAAAGGATTGATACAATTGTTGGGCTACGACTTGGATGCTATGAATCAAAATCTTAGACAATTCGTGCCGCAGGAAGATATCGATGCTCTTGCGGACGGCATCGCTAAAATAGATAAC ATTCAGAATGGAAATGTTCTCGATGGCAGTGCTACTTTCGACGCAATCGCTCAACAGGAACAAGATAAGAAGAGATTAGCGACTACTAAAGTTTTAGATagcaatttcaaaattaataCATCAAACG ACGAAGATGGACTCATAACACAAGCCATTTTGGTCGGAAACATCGAAGCTGCGGTATCGCTTTGTTTCTCGACGAAAAGATACGCCGATGCGATTATTCTGTCGATGGCTGGCGGTCCAGATTTGCTCGCTCGTACGCAGTACAAATACTTCGCCGAGCACAGCGGGGCCTTAAATTCTCTAATAAATTCACTAGTTAGTGAGAATTGGAGTGACATCGTGAAGAATTGCGATATTACGTGCTGGAAAGAAACACTCGTAGGAATATTCACGCACTCTCAGCCCGAGGAACGTTCCCTTTTGTGCG ACATGCTGGGCGATCGTTTAGCATCGTGCGACGATCCAAATTTGAAGAAAGAAGCTCAAATATGTTATATAAGTTCAGGaaatttgaacaaaatgaTTGAAGTTTCGGAGTCAGGAATCCAAGAGACGGTGGAGTTAGTGATGATAATGCAAAAAGCATTAGAATTGAGAGGATTGAAGGAAGCACCAATAGACGGCAACATAGCGTCGGTGCTATCGAATTACGCAGAGATATTATCAACCGAGGGAAATTTGGAAGCAGCTTTGAATTATTTGGGAAATAGTCAAGAGGAGAGAATATCGATGCTGCGCGATCGTCTTTGCAGAGCTTTGGGATACACACAGCAAGTGAACAATCAGCACGTTGCGCCCAAGGCACCAGTGACTCAAAATTATTACGAGCAGAATGCTCCGAGAAAATCTTATGACAACAACGCCTATGGTCAGGTGACCGGGCAGAGTTGGAACACAGCACCGATGAAAAGTGCTTATGGTGGTAGTACAATGATGAATCAAATGAATGCACAACAAACTCCGAACATTGGCTTGCCGCCGATTCAGCAACAGCCAACAATTCAGGATCAATATTCCGGAATGAATTCTTACGGACAAATTTCTGCCCAAGTGCCACCCCCGCTGCCAACCACGGGAACGAGCCTCGGGGGCTCGAGGCCTCCCAGTGTCGGACCTCAGTCCCGATCGAAATACATTCTCGATCCTTCGGTCAAATCAACGCCTTCTTATCCCGGTTATCAGAATCAAACTTCCATGTATAATCCTGTTCCTCCCGTTTCCGCTTATCCTTCCCAAAATTCTTACCAACCCCAAGCTCCCATCTCTGCCTCTGGTTATCCCAATCAACCCCAGAACACTATGTACAACCCTCTCGAGAATGATGCCTTCAAAAATAATCCATCGAACATCATGACCCCCGCCATTCCAGCTCCTCAATTACCACCGACCCAATCCCAACTCTACGATCCCAATCGAGCACAACCTACTCAGCAGCTACAAAATTATAACGAAAATGTTTATCAACCTGGACCACAACCTTCTGGATGGAACGATCCGCCTATTGGAAAAGCCAGCAGAGCTCAA CCAGTTCTGGCACTGTGcaacaaaaatgaaatgtcGGCGGAACACGCCGGAACAAGGAAATGGAAAGCAAAGCATTCGAAGAATGGTAGTTCTAAG GCGAAAACGGAATTCCAGTCACAAAATCCTATTGTACATCCCTTGCACGGAGCTATGCCACAACAGGAATATAAC actGCTCCACAGGATCAGTATTACCGTGATCCACAAATGCCCTACAACCCGCAACAATACAATCAAACAGTTCCACATTCGGGAATGCAATTCAATAAGCCATACGAGCCCCAGCAGCAACATCAACAGCCAATCGAACAGGCGAGAGTTGCTGAGCCTGAGAAACCGAAAGCTCCGATTCCAGAAGAACATGTTCATCTTAAAACGGTGTTTGACGAACTGAGACATCAGTGCTACGAGACTGCCAAAAATCCG caaACAAAGCGAAAAATTGAGGACGTACAGAGAAAGCTGGAAGTATTATACGATTGTCTCAGAGAGAATTCA ctaACGCCAAATACTCTTCAAGGCTTACATCAAATAGCACAGATGGTCCAGAGTGGTGATTATACGAATGGTCTTGGAGTACACACGCAGTTGGTTTCAGGCCCAGATTTCAGTAGAATCGCATCATTCATGCCCGGTGTTAAGGTATTGCTCCAGAGTGCTCTTCAATTGAGTGTATACATCACGTAA
- the Sec31 gene encoding protein transport protein Sec31A isoform X2, whose protein sequence is MKVKELVKTVNVAWSPQAQHPILLAAGTAAQQLDASFNTSASLDLYSLSLQQPGYDMEIKASVPSDHRFHKVIWGAHNTSPAGILVGGCDYGTVKIYSAAKMLAKESDCLISSPDRHTGPVRALDINPFQSNLLASGASESEIYIWDIVNTNTPMTPGTRSQPPEDVQYIQWNKQVQHILASTFSQRCVIWDLRKNEPIIKLTDANSKIRWKVVQWHPDVATQLCLASEDDQSPVIELWDLRFATSALKTLQGHQRGVLSIAWNPHDPDLLLSCAKDNRILCWNPNSDAPNGEIVCELAQTNQWNFDVSWCPRNPGLVVGSSFDGHAVVYSLLGGQQQGTIETSNKIVDSFPGMDPFTQPPTTVQSEPAVALKKAPKWLKRPFGASFGFGGKLTIFENEPADPNSNNCPNRKVIVSQVITNPELIKRSNDLEEALKSGQFIDYCKGKANVAESEHKKKVWNCVEAYFSDDVTKGLIQLLGYDLDAMNQNLRQFVPQEDIDALADGIAKIDNIQNGNVLDGSATFDAIAQQEQDKKRLATTKVLDSNFKINTSNDEDGLITQAILVGNIEAAVSLCFSTKRYADAIILSMAGGPDLLARTQYKYFAEHSGALNSLINSLVSENWSDIVKNCDITCWKETLVGIFTHSQPEERSLLCDMLGDRLASCDDPNLKKEAQICYISSGNLNKMIEVSESGIQETVELVMIMQKALELRGLKEAPIDGNIASVLSNYAEILSTEGNLEAALNYLGNSQEERISMLRDRLCRALGYTQQVNNQHVAPKAPVTQNYYEQNAPRKSYDNNAYGQVTGQSWNTAPMKSAYGGSTMMNQMNAQQTPNIGLPPIQQQPTIQDQYSGMNSYGQISAQVPPPLPTTGTSLGGSRPPSVGPQSRSKYILDPSVKSTPSYPGYQNQTSMYNPVPPVSAYPSQNSYQPQAPISASGYPNQPQNTMYNPLENDAFKNNPSNIMTPAIPAPQLPPTQSQLYDPNRAQPTQQLQNYNENVYQPGPQPSGWNDPPIGKASRAQAKTEFQSQNPIVHPLHGAMPQQEYNTAPQDQYYRDPQMPYNPQQYNQTVPHSGMQFNKPYEPQQQHQQPIEQARVAEPEKPKAPIPEEHVHLKTVFDELRHQCYETAKNPQTKRKIEDVQRKLEVLYDCLRENSLTPNTLQGLHQIAQMVQSGDYTNGLGVHTQLVSGPDFSRIASFMPGVKVLLQSALQLSVYIT, encoded by the exons ATGAAAGTGAAGGAGTTGGTGAAGACTGTGAACGTGGCATGGTCCCCACAAGCACAGCACCCCATTCTTTTGGCTGCTGGCACTGCGGCACAACAGCTCGATGCAAGTTTCAATACATCTGCCAGCTTGGATTTGTACTCGCTGAGCCTCCAACAGCCTGGATATGACATGGAAATTAAAGCCAGTGTACCAAGCGATCACAG GTTTCATAAAGTAATATGGGGAGCTCATAACACGAGTCCAGCTGGTATTTTAGTAGGAGGATGTGACTATGGAAcagtaaaaatatattcagCAGCAAAAATGCTAGCAAAAGAGTCGGATTGTCTGATAAGTAGCCCCGACAGACACACCGGTCCAGTCAGAGCTCTCGATATCAATCCGTTCCAATCAAATCTCCTTGCCTCCGGAGCTAGCGAGAGCGAGATATATATTTGGGATATTGTAAATACAAATACTCCAATGACACCTGGAACTAGGAGTCAACCACCGGAAGATGTGCAGTATATTCAATGGAACAAACAAG TTCAGCATATTCTTGCATCGACATTTTCCCAACGTTGTGTCATTTGGGATTTACGAAAAAACGAGCCAATAATCAAGCTCACCGACGCCAATTCTAAA ATCAGATGGAAAGTAGTCCAGTGGCATCCGGACGTAGCGACGCAACTTTGCCTCGCATCCGAGGACGATCAGTCACCAGTAATCGAATTGTGGGACTTGCGATTTGCAACTTCGGCTCTTAAGACACTCCAAGGTCACCAACGTGGAGTTTTATCGATAGCTTGGAATCCTCATGATCCCGATTTGTTGTTGAGTTGTGCTAAGGACAACAGAATCCTCTGCTGGAATCCGAATTCTGACGCGCCG AACGGTGAGATCGTGTGCGAACTAGCACAGACGAATCAATGGAACTTTGATGTTTCGTGGTGCCCCCGAAATCCGGGTTTGGTTGTTGGGAGCAGTTTTGACGGGCACGCGgttgtttattcgttgttgGGTGGTCAGCAACAGGGTACGATCGAAACTTCGAACAAGATAGTGGATTCGTTTCCTGGGATGGATCCATTTACGCAACCTCCGACGACAGTGCAATCAGAACCAGCGGTGGCGTTGAAAAAAGCTCCGAAATGGCTGAAACGTCCATTCGGAGCGTCTTTCGGT ttTGGTGGAAAACTTACGATATTCGAGAACGAACCGGCCGATCCGAATTCCAACAACTGTCCGAATCGCAAAGTCATAGTTTCGCAAGTAATTACGAACCCCGAATTGATAAAACGCTCGAATGACCTCGAAGAAGCCCTTAAGAGCGGTCAATTCATCGACTATTGTAAAGGCAAAGCGAACGTGGCGGAAAGCGAACACAAAAAGAAAGTTTGGAATTGCGTTGAAGCCTACTTTAGCGACGATGTTACGAAAGGATTGATACAATTGTTGGGCTACGACTTGGATGCTATGAATCAAAATCTTAGACAATTCGTGCCGCAGGAAGATATCGATGCTCTTGCGGACGGCATCGCTAAAATAGATAAC ATTCAGAATGGAAATGTTCTCGATGGCAGTGCTACTTTCGACGCAATCGCTCAACAGGAACAAGATAAGAAGAGATTAGCGACTACTAAAGTTTTAGATagcaatttcaaaattaataCATCAAACG ACGAAGATGGACTCATAACACAAGCCATTTTGGTCGGAAACATCGAAGCTGCGGTATCGCTTTGTTTCTCGACGAAAAGATACGCCGATGCGATTATTCTGTCGATGGCTGGCGGTCCAGATTTGCTCGCTCGTACGCAGTACAAATACTTCGCCGAGCACAGCGGGGCCTTAAATTCTCTAATAAATTCACTAGTTAGTGAGAATTGGAGTGACATCGTGAAGAATTGCGATATTACGTGCTGGAAAGAAACACTCGTAGGAATATTCACGCACTCTCAGCCCGAGGAACGTTCCCTTTTGTGCG ACATGCTGGGCGATCGTTTAGCATCGTGCGACGATCCAAATTTGAAGAAAGAAGCTCAAATATGTTATATAAGTTCAGGaaatttgaacaaaatgaTTGAAGTTTCGGAGTCAGGAATCCAAGAGACGGTGGAGTTAGTGATGATAATGCAAAAAGCATTAGAATTGAGAGGATTGAAGGAAGCACCAATAGACGGCAACATAGCGTCGGTGCTATCGAATTACGCAGAGATATTATCAACCGAGGGAAATTTGGAAGCAGCTTTGAATTATTTGGGAAATAGTCAAGAGGAGAGAATATCGATGCTGCGCGATCGTCTTTGCAGAGCTTTGGGATACACACAGCAAGTGAACAATCAGCACGTTGCGCCCAAGGCACCAGTGACTCAAAATTATTACGAGCAGAATGCTCCGAGAAAATCTTATGACAACAACGCCTATGGTCAGGTGACCGGGCAGAGTTGGAACACAGCACCGATGAAAAGTGCTTATGGTGGTAGTACAATGATGAATCAAATGAATGCACAACAAACTCCGAACATTGGCTTGCCGCCGATTCAGCAACAGCCAACAATTCAGGATCAATATTCCGGAATGAATTCTTACGGACAAATTTCTGCCCAAGTGCCACCCCCGCTGCCAACCACGGGAACGAGCCTCGGGGGCTCGAGGCCTCCCAGTGTCGGACCTCAGTCCCGATCGAAATACATTCTCGATCCTTCGGTCAAATCAACGCCTTCTTATCCCGGTTATCAGAATCAAACTTCCATGTATAATCCTGTTCCTCCCGTTTCCGCTTATCCTTCCCAAAATTCTTACCAACCCCAAGCTCCCATCTCTGCCTCTGGTTATCCCAATCAACCCCAGAACACTATGTACAACCCTCTCGAGAATGATGCCTTCAAAAATAATCCATCGAACATCATGACCCCCGCCATTCCAGCTCCTCAATTACCACCGACCCAATCCCAACTCTACGATCCCAATCGAGCACAACCTACTCAGCAGCTACAAAATTATAACGAAAATGTTTATCAACCTGGACCACAACCTTCTGGATGGAACGATCCGCCTATTGGAAAAGCCAGCAGAGCTCAA GCGAAAACGGAATTCCAGTCACAAAATCCTATTGTACATCCCTTGCACGGAGCTATGCCACAACAGGAATATAAC actGCTCCACAGGATCAGTATTACCGTGATCCACAAATGCCCTACAACCCGCAACAATACAATCAAACAGTTCCACATTCGGGAATGCAATTCAATAAGCCATACGAGCCCCAGCAGCAACATCAACAGCCAATCGAACAGGCGAGAGTTGCTGAGCCTGAGAAACCGAAAGCTCCGATTCCAGAAGAACATGTTCATCTTAAAACGGTGTTTGACGAACTGAGACATCAGTGCTACGAGACTGCCAAAAATCCG caaACAAAGCGAAAAATTGAGGACGTACAGAGAAAGCTGGAAGTATTATACGATTGTCTCAGAGAGAATTCA ctaACGCCAAATACTCTTCAAGGCTTACATCAAATAGCACAGATGGTCCAGAGTGGTGATTATACGAATGGTCTTGGAGTACACACGCAGTTGGTTTCAGGCCCAGATTTCAGTAGAATCGCATCATTCATGCCCGGTGTTAAGGTATTGCTCCAGAGTGCTCTTCAATTGAGTGTATACATCACGTAA